Within the Leptospira stimsonii genome, the region ATAATATGATTCAATGTTTCAGAAGATTCCAGATCCCCTCATTTTATTAAAAACAAAGGTAAATTGAAATATTTAATATTTCTAATAGAACCTAAATCATAGATAACTTTATCATTCTTAAAACAGAAATCCCAAAGGTCGGATCTATATCCCGGAAGGCCATTCGCGAAAAAGTATGAATCGGAAAAATTGAAAAAGTAAGACCGATCACTAACAAAGAAAAATTACATTCTTTCGGTTTTTAGAAAGGGACATGACTACCGGAAAAGCTCGCATCATTTGCACTCTTGCAACCGAACGGCCTCATTGATAAACAAAATATATATAGCTTTTACAAAAATACCAGGGAATAAATAAGAATTTTTATCTTTCGTTAAAACAAAGCGTCCATCGAGAAATATTCATACTCTTTCAAAGATTGCGTAGTCAACAGACGAAAAACAAGACAACGGTAACGATTTTAGCTTTCGAGAATTCTTCTCGAATGTTTGCTGTTCATTCCCAAAGGTTTTTCAGAACAAATCCTTGAAATCGTAATTGATTGGAAAAAAACGAGGGAAGCAAGAATTTTGACGAAAACAGTAGAATCGGATTTTCTTCCATTTTATGAAACGAAAATTTGAACGAAAGGTAGGAACGGATGGATTTTATAGAAACGTTCGAAGGTGATAGAGCGACACAATATGAAAATAAAATCGGAAAGATGATTCCGTTTTATTCCGGTGTGGCCGAATTAGTAGCGAGTTCTTTAATCGATTCGATTCCGCAGGGAAAAAAAATTCTAGCGGCGGGTTGCGGGACTGGGGCTGATTTCGGCGCACTCATGAAAGTCGCGCCCGATCGTTACCGAATCACAGGCGTCGATCCTTCACCGGAAATGATAGAACAGGCTAAAAAGAAATTTCCAAATGCCGAATTGATCTGTTCTCCGGTTTCCGGTCTCGAAAAAAGTTTACTTTTTTCAGGCGCGACACTTTTGTTTGTTCTTCATTTTCTACCGGACGATGGGGCAAAATTATCCCTTCTCAAAGATATTTCCTCCCGTTTGGAACCGAATGGAAAGTTTATTCTTTTTGATATTTATGATTCGAACGAGGATATGGATTCCGTCTTTAAAGATGTCGCCGGGTATTTAAGAACTTTTCAGGGATGGGACGATAGCGCGCTGGAAACGTATTTGAATCGAGTCAAAACCTTGAACAAAATTCCTCCGAAACGATACGCCGAACTTTTTAAAGAAGCCGGTTTTATCAAATGGAAACAAATCTTTCAGGCTCATTACGTTGGAGGCTGGATTGCGTTTCGGTAAATTATAATATTCTTATTTTTCAGGAAATCTTCTGAGGACAGGCTCGCCATAGGGATAGAATTCTTCTAAATGTTTTAAAAAGCCTTTATATGTAAACCAGCCCTTAGTGCCGAATTTTTTCGGCGCCTTCTCAATATGCATTTCTTGCGCTGGCATAAAACTAAAACCGATTAGATAGAATTTTTCACCGTTTGTATTTTCAGCTGAATCCAGAACCATGGAAGCGTGTCCGATTCCCCCCGTTTCATTTTGAA harbors:
- a CDS encoding class I SAM-dependent methyltransferase — translated: MDFIETFEGDRATQYENKIGKMIPFYSGVAELVASSLIDSIPQGKKILAAGCGTGADFGALMKVAPDRYRITGVDPSPEMIEQAKKKFPNAELICSPVSGLEKSLLFSGATLLFVLHFLPDDGAKLSLLKDISSRLEPNGKFILFDIYDSNEDMDSVFKDVAGYLRTFQGWDDSALETYLNRVKTLNKIPPKRYAELFKEAGFIKWKQIFQAHYVGGWIAFR